The genomic interval TTCACAGCATTGTTCAAGCCGCTCTCGACACCATGGACCAAATTGCCAACGACATGTCCACCCGCATTGGCAACATCCTTCAATCCATCCCCAACACCATGAGCCAGGTTGCCAACAAGATGTCTAGTTCCGTTTACAACGTCCGTCACACCGTCCTCAACAGTGTGAACTCCGTCCTGCAATCCTTTGGCAACATGGGTCGCTACACCTTGAGCTAGTCCGGCCACGCCCTGGAACATATTACGAATACCCTTTGAAATACGGGCGATAATGTTCTGATTTGTAGACTAAGAGCAGAATAGAACCGGGCAACTGGTGGCCCAGGCGGTATCGCCatatcaagacttgttcccccactctaatttccccttctacgctATTTCCCAAGTATTCgatgcgtttcgtctctgtcgtgcatgccCTGTTACTGTCAAAGAGAGGGTAATTTTTTCCCTCAATTGGTGCTTCCTCCCcttatctggcgacactgggacCATGGGCCGGACACTGTttcttttctctatttttaGTGCCTACCAGCGTCTCCAACCATTCCTCCAAGATTTCCTGAAGGTTCTTTCAAATTTTCGATCTCACCCATGAGATCCTGGGTCGTATTTGGATCCTTAAGTCTTTTTGTGCTGAACACCTCAGCTTTACACAGGTTATTTTATACAATACATGTCTAAGAATTATCAGTTTATACTTACAGAGACAGCAGACTTGTTTCCGTTTTGGGTAGCAGGTGCAGCCTGTGgacaataaattaattaaaatgaaaatatttagtaACTAaatataagtaaaaaaaatgtaactaaatattttcaattaaaaaaaaatattaagtaaTAGGCACTATGAAGATGTTCATAGAAATATGTATTATGAAACATTATAAAACATGTTGATACTGAATATTATGATTTAAATTATTTGCAAGTTCGTATTTTTCAgtagtatatgtatatttttttaagaaGACAAGTAATCATAATTAGGgacattaaattaaaaaatatttgtaaaatttaaaatgttttaaaGTACAGTGTACAACGTACCAGAACAGCAGCCACTCCAAAGATGGCGAAGATTGGTAATACTCGGAAGATCATTTTCGGTTCGTGCTATGTTTCGATTAGCTATGACAAGCTATTGATGAATCTTGGAGATTGAGTGGTATAATTCGATTTCATCGGGCCTTTTATATGGGCCAGAGCCCATAAGTGTTATGGGTGACAACTGTGTCAATAATGATCGAACACGTCATAGTATACGAATTCGACAAGGTTTGTTTGAATAACATGTGTATCACAACATATGTTCGTCAtcacaaattacaaattatgcGACTATCTAATGCAAATATGTAGCTCATTAACTTGATCGTGTTTGGAAAATAGTTAAGCAAAGTAAACGACCTCTACGATTGCATAATCGTGTTACATGAAAGCTGTCTTGACCCAAATAAGAAGAATAAGCTAATAAAATCTATCATAGATTGCCATTTGTTGTGCCTTTGTtattacatttcaatattataaatCCCTTAAAGTAGATACATACTTACATTACATTTCTTTACTGAAAAATTCCAAGCTTTATTGTTTGGATCTTTTAAaagtgatttattttatttaaaatgaatATAAATGCAAATTAGTAACTAAATCGCAATTTCAACTATACTCCAAAGGTGCTTTGAAGTTGTATGATCAAATAAATGAATCTAAACTTCTATTGCAATATTGAGTATTACAGTGGAAAAAAATGATTATCACAGGTTCTAAATAACagtgatttttaaaatgtttttgaaaaaagtcattgagtgaaaattagtatttctttaaatgaattttggtaaataaattaattcatcaataaatctcaaagaaattttcaagacaatacaataattaaaaactatttgtttttaatattctgGTTAGGAATAACCATTTTAAatgattaatatttttgtcgTTACTAGTAACCAATATAAGTCACATAAGTTTTTTTTCGTTTGCCAGTAATCATTATGTACGACCAGAACTTTATTTTGGTTACCAATAAATATTATTCACAAGAACAAACTTTTTTGATTACTGCATAATCAATATCATcggctaacatttttttctgGTTACATTCGACTAGTGTTAATCACTAATATTACTGACAATATTAAGAAAGGAGTATGGAAATATATGAAATGATTAATACAGTAGAAAATATTGGAGAACAATACTTTTATAAGTACGTGTACATATTTTCTACGTATGTACATTCAGATTTGCTtatatatgttttatattttaatttaacaaacataaactttttttttaatgaagatAATTTGCATCTTTTATCAACCAATATTAATGTAAGGCCTGAAAATGCTCTTACACGCTGACTTGCGTGGCTGGTACCACGTACTTTTTTCAATAGGTCATCTATTCAGTATTGATACTGATACTGCTTGTCTTTATAATTTGTAACTTTATTATACACTGACTACAGTTCTTCCGATTCATTATCGGAGGGAGAACCTACTTCCATTGAATAGATTCTCTTACAAGAGATAAAGAAGTTACTATATTGTGCGTAGAAGTAGTATCTATAtgcatttcattaatttctctttcactataaaaattaaataatgatttttgccgACGATATTGATTTTTCGGTATCCAAAGAACTTTGTCCTCGCGAATAATGATTATTGCTaactaaaataaaattccaGTCATTGATAATGCTTACCGGTAACTAATAAAAAATTCTGGCCATCAATAATGGTTACTagtaaccaaaaaaaaaaattctggtcATTTTTAATCGTTACTGATAGCCAAAATATTTTAGTCATTTCTAATAGTTATTCATAACCAAAATGTgttaattaaataaatgaacTCTTATAACATGACTTTTAAATTTCGTCTGATAACAATAATGATGTCtggataaaatattatttgaaattgcgaatagcaatttttttttcttttaaaaattgtatattatttcaAGTATAAATACTAATATTACTAAATATGTAAGCATCATATACATACTAAATATGTAAGTATATTATTTCATACTGAATATTCGGCTTGTATTTGAAATACTTTATTTCTTTCAATTCATTCTTTAGTATGAAATATTATTGTGCACTTAATATCTTTCTTCTCGTTATAATAAATAGTATCTTACACTCTTGTTTATCTTCAAGAAATATTCTAGATacagtagggtaagggacccctcTTACTGTAAGGGGTACCAATTAcggtgcctacattaattatacttatttttaaagcatgcaaatttttaaaaaagagatatacagggtgtttggaAAATTGTGGTACAACCGGCAAAGGGATGATTCCTCACATAAAATCTAgtcgaaaataaagaatatagtTTTTTTATACGgagcttcattttcgagaaaatcgagtttgaaaaatcTTTAGGTACACGTGTACTTAAACAGAATCTGCTTTATTCGCCCGATCTAGCCCGCAATTCCCATTGCCGCTTGTGTTTATAAACAATATAGAGACTCCTTCTTATTAATTAAAGTCATACCGTATCCTAAACGATACTGTTTACAGATGCAAGCAGGAAAGCACGCGTACCTAACGATTAGTATATTGGAATTTCCGAATTCGctcattttcaaactcaaatttctcgaaaatgaagccccGTATGAAAAAACTATATTCCTTATGTTCGACTAGATTTTATGTGAGAAATCATCTCCTTGCCGGCTGTACTACGATTtcccaaacaccctgtataacatatgtatgaactgattttaatggaaatacatctaatatctcttttttaatatttattatgctttagaaataagtataattaatataggcacagtaattgataccaccacagtaattgggtcccttaccctagtaccACAATTATCCGAACTAAAGTAAGAAACCTGAGAGTACGTATAATAGAATAGTAacttaattaacactaaacctaccgaacaTTAAAACTGGCTGGTACgtattgtcttataaaaataacaaaactgaatttatttagatttggtGCGATTTTTATTAGAATAGATACTTGAATAAAGACATCTATTGAACCAATTCTCATGAAagggtttttataatttcagtaattgtaaaataaaaaatctgaaaccggttATTTGACCGGCGGtagtagatttagtgttaaattgcTAGCTCCAAtctgtatttatttatacaataaaCAGTGTCATATATGAGTCGCCTTAGACTGAGCTATTTAAATTTGAAGGTTGTTGGGATAATAGAGACTTCTACTTACACTTCGACCTACTGTACTATAAGtttgaaatatttcgttttataCTTCGGAtggtgaaaataaaattattttattcgtcgTTTCACTTGCTACTTAAGATACTCCTTTATCTCGATTGTCAATTGATGATGATTCCAACTAGAATTTCGCAAAGTTCTTTCTTCAACCTTTTGATGTACTTCTTTTAGTGAAACATTGTATTACAAATTGCAGCTTGTACATGAATAGTAATTAAAAATAGTGCAAACATTACACTACAGATTCTCTATATAGAATAACGATGTTCATTAAAAACTGAAACGTTTAAATTAATCGTAGCATGCAATGCTACAATCGTTGCATAAACTTGCAATTAACGATCCGCAGAATCAAAATTCAGAATAGCTGTTTACGAAAGCAAAGGGCATGGTTAGTAAAAAGAAGAAGCTTAAGCAATAATTAAACATCAACGAGCAAATGAACGTCTGTGTATGATCGTCTTATCCGCGAATACGAAACATACGCAATACAGAAGGAACATTCGGGACAACTCAAATAATTCCCAAATGGCACGATTGAAGTAGACACGGCGCAGAAAGTGGGGACGCACACGATCGTTTCAAATGACAGCTCGATTCACCCACCACGACACTACAGTTGAATAAAACGCGGAGCCGAAGATTTCCAGAACGTTTCAGTCTGTCTTAGTCCTCGGAGGAATTTTCGCTGAAAGGAAACGCCGGGGTAGAGCGCGCCTATTTAGTTTTTACGAAGGCAGAGCACTCGAGAATCTTTGGAATAGCTTTCCATAATTTTCAACCCACAAAACCTCGCAGCAATTCGCCGCGAAGAAGCGATCCAAAGAAATCTCTGAGACCCGTTGAAAGAGCCCGTGGCTCCATGAATTGGCGTGCAGAGCACGAAAGAAAACCGTCGACGAATCGGTCGACGTTAGGGTCTCTCGAAGGTCCCCGTTCATGTCACGAGTCGCTGGCCCATGAATCCGGGTCTCATTTCGGGGACAATAGGCGAACATGTTGCTGTGTTGTCGGGCGACCTGTGTACATTAGTGGTTCTCGACCcacgtagaaaaaaaaaaaagaaaagagaaaaataatgcCGCGTGCATCGTTAATGGCGGATGGAACCTGCTACGCGATTCCGACTTGGAAGCAGCAGGTGTCTGGGACGGGAATTGCTTCTCTGACTCATCGCCAGGTGATGTCTACCGGCGCGGACGAAGGAACCGGAAGCACTAGCACAGAAGGCAAACCGTTTTCTTGCAGTCGGCGACGAGAACGAAAGTTTTTGCTCTTCCCGAGCTACTCGTGCGCCGTGATAGCCCTTTTTCATGGCTCCGTGACTCGGGCAACGATATTGGGCATGATTGGGTTTCATGTTCCACGGGGCGCGCTCGCTCGATTCTATCAGGTGTACCAGAAAGTTCTGTCATTTTCTTCTTATAAATTCGAAGTCATTTATTTTAAGTTTTTACAAACGAGACAATCTGTTATATTGGGTTATTGCAAAAGTCCCGATACGCTTCTAACAGATGGTGTTATTCCTGTAAAATTGGAATTGCATTGAACAAATGGTATTACATGCGTAACGCCATTGGAAAAGTGTACACCTTCAGCTGTTTTTTTTTACAGCGGGTTTAGGTTATTTTCACAGCGTTTTCGGTATAGAAATAATTGTTAAACATGCAATCATCAAATGGGACTAAGTCGAGAGAATATGGGAGATTCGGAAGAATTTCCCAAGCAAGagctttcatttttttttttattttaatatttttgtgaaGAAGCTGCTCCGTGCATCGCGAAAGCTAAAATTCACTCTCGCTTGCAAGAGAACATACCGAACGCAGACACgtcgattttgatgaaaatgcaacaggtagttctcggaaaaatatttaCCACGTATTTTTTTGTTCGACAACCAACCATGTTCAAGGGGTtcaaacagccctcaaagttagGGGtcaaaactacatttttttaaaaatatttcgagaaCTATAGGGTGtacacatttttttcaaattgcgTGTTGTTGAATTACAAATACAAGCATGTAAAATAGTTGTTGTAAAATCATTTGTTTAAAATCCATATTATTTTGTGTACAAGGTGAACTCTCTGACCATGTCAGTGAAACAGTGTGATGAAAACATTCGTTTTATGTATATGAGTGTACCTAGTCAAAGGTTAGTACAGTAAACTCTCCCGTTGTACgaaatcaaaaaattgtttaaaagatttgtacatatgtattttaCTTGGCAATAAAcgtataataaatttttaaaaaattgtttgaaaaatcTGTTCACCTACTGCTGCGGAAGATACACatttctaaacaattttttgaccgCGTTATACGGAAATCTACAGTAAATCGGTATAGGAGAACTGTCGCAATTTTTGCACCGTGTTACAAAGGGATGGACTAAATCATTATATAAATTGTACTTTTCaatactttaaaaaaattcttaatgaATCAAAAGCAACAGCTTCTGCTTGGCTCCGACCTTCGAAAAGTAGCCAACAAAAATCATTCAACCATGTAGAATATGATTTCGGCTTAATTATAtgtcttattttgttttttaGACAAGCAAACGTACAAAACACATTAACGAAAAAATTCTGTACGATCTTGCCCTACACTAACGAACTAGGCTCGTGCGCAGATTCTGCACAGAGTCGATATTAACTAAtatcctttaaaccgaaatcaaATTCTAGTTTGTTTTAGTCGATATATTGCGTTTAGAGAGAACATAGGCATtcgataaatataaacttcttttttctacgaaattctgaacgataag from Halictus rubicundus isolate RS-2024b chromosome 2, iyHalRubi1_principal, whole genome shotgun sequence carries:
- the LOC143363697 gene encoding uncharacterized protein LOC143363697 encodes the protein MIFRVLPIFAIFGVAAVLAAPATQNGNKSAVSGVAGLAQGVATHVAKGLQDGVHTVEDGVTDVVNGTRHLVGNLAHGVGDGLKDVANAGGHVVGNLVHGVESGLNNAVNATGHLVGNLAHGVGDGVSDVAQAGGHLVGNVVKGVGDGVSDVANAGGQVVGGLVKGVGDGVSDVASAGGHLADNLVNTVGDTVGDVAKTGADVIGDIGNGIADLFG